TACATGAAACCGTGCATGAAATATAATTTCATGGACGTTTTTTTGTAAGCTTCTTCTTCAGCTTCTTCTAATAAAAAAAGCTGTTCCAAGTGCGGCAAAAAGAGCTGTAACAAAACCAAAACCCGGTGTGGCCTCTGTTGCAGACGGTGATGGCTGTTTTGTCTCTTCAGCTGTCGGCAACACACCTGGTGAGATGTGGATTTCATAGACAGAAACTGCCTGAGGACCTGTCATTTTTCCAAAAGAGCCTGTTGATTTGCAGATGTCTGACGGAGATTCACCTTTTATAAATTTAACAGAGATGTCAAAGTCTTTTGGATTTTGTGTAGTGTATTCATAAGATTCTCCCGGAAGAAGGCCAGAATTTGTCAGTGTTTCTCCTGACCTGATAACAGTTACATCTGCCGAACTTGCAGTGCATACCGTTCCGAGACATTCTGCACAGTTTGGAACCGGGCTTGTTTTAAGGATATAATCCCCTGCAAGCGGTTTGAATACTTCTCTTTCAGGATCGCCTGTTAAATCTGTAACTTTTGCTTTTCCTGATAGTTCTGTAATCTTTGCAATGCCAAGATATGTTCCTCCGCTACCACCAAGGATAATGAATCTTACAGGATCTCCGACACTGAATGTATCAAAAGCGGAGATGTCAGGAACAACGCCTGTAACATTGCCTGCATCAGACGCTATCCACTCGGAAAGAGGAGTTGAGCCCGAATAAGATGTTGCAAACTGATACTCTGAATAAACAGTGATTGTTTTTTCTGAAACGTTAATATCAGAGATCTTTCCCATACCATTAGCCTCTAATATTACTGCGCCTGCCGGCGAAAAAATAAATAAAAGAGCTGTAAAAAAAATTGCCGCCGGAAATAAATTATTTCTCATGTCCATGGATATTACTCCTGAATAGAAAGAAGATGATGATTGTATATAAAAGCGCTTATTTGCTATAAAAGTTGAGATTCCTGATAAACTTATCAGGTTTTTTGTTATCAGGAAGACTGGTTTTTGAACCTTTCTTCAATTGAAGATATAGTCTCAATTTCATCTATTCTTTTGTCATCACGAAGCCTGATGAATCTTGGGAATCGAAGGGCATAGCCTGCCTTGTATGTAGGGCTTTTTTGAATCTCGGCATATCCCACTTCAAATACTAACTCCGGTTCAAAAGAAACTGTGTTTTTCGCCTCTAATATGACCGAGTCTTTTAAAAGACTGTATAATACTGAGAGCATCTCATCTGAAATTCCCGTTGCAACCTTTGAGACAGGAAGTAATGTGCCGGTCTCATCCTGACATGCAAGAAGAAACGATCCAAACATCTTAGCTCTTTTTCCTTCTCCCCATTCGGCACCGATTACTGCTAAGTCTATTGTATCAACAGCGGGTTTTATCTTAATCCATTCCTTTCCGCGAACACCCGGAGTGTAATGTGCAGTTAAAGACTTAACCATTATTCCTTCATGCCCGTCTTCTAATGCCTTTTTGTAGAATGATTCAATATAATCAATATCGTCTGAGACAATCTGCGGTGCAACATAGCTTTCAATTGACTCTTCGAGGATTTCTCTTCTTTTTGAGAAGGGTTCATCTATCAGTGTTTCATTATCAATTGAAATAATGTCAAATATGTTTGGAACAAGCTTTATGCTTTCAACATGGCTTGCAATATCATGCTTCCTGCGAAATCTTCTTAAAACGTACTGAAACGGAAGTGGTCTTTCACCGTCAACTGCAATTACTTCTCCGTCAAGAATTATGTCGTGTTCTGATGCGTTAATTAGCATTTCAGCAACATCCGGGATTGCATTGGTTACATCCTCAAGTTTTCTTGAGTAAATCCTGCACTCATTTCCCTTTTTGTGAAACTGAAATCTTGTTCCGTCATATTTGTATTCTGCGGCAATATGTCCGTTTTCTGCGATC
The genomic region above belongs to Methanomicrobium antiquum and contains:
- a CDS encoding ATP-dependent DNA ligase, whose protein sequence is MLFNEFSEICENIEETSGRLDSIDIIAGVLPGLSVEELPVFVRFLMGRIFPDYSPEKIGIGPNLVYEAVAYVVGRNRDAVIKKINSGGDAGRAIENLLAKKEQTSFFSESLDLLEVFRDFHYISGVLGNSSQKEKLKVLKRLFSNANPKEARYISRLILGELRIGVGEGNIRDAIAKAFSVSSNAVEHAYQASNDLGNVAVLAGKGEVALWKVKVELFRPVKMMLAKQGTIADMIAENGHIAAEYKYDGTRFQFHKKGNECRIYSRKLEDVTNAIPDVAEMLINASEHDIILDGEVIAVDGERPLPFQYVLRRFRRKHDIASHVESIKLVPNIFDIISIDNETLIDEPFSKRREILEESIESYVAPQIVSDDIDYIESFYKKALEDGHEGIMVKSLTAHYTPGVRGKEWIKIKPAVDTIDLAVIGAEWGEGKRAKMFGSFLLACQDETGTLLPVSKVATGISDEMLSVLYSLLKDSVILEAKNTVSFEPELVFEVGYAEIQKSPTYKAGYALRFPRFIRLRDDKRIDEIETISSIEERFKNQSS